A single genomic interval of Hafnia alvei harbors:
- a CDS encoding RHS repeat-associated core domain-containing protein gives MIFAYWRYYFEGNQLIKHNMADMRHPGNRLSEDAHFYYQYDAHGNLTQKTRKRDADEVHHYRYDPQGWRIGKQLMQRNQPKHISWFGWDGDKLVLTERDGTRIHTVYLPHSFVPLLRFEGDKPPAIAPLADKLEQEAGITLPPEFKQTLHHIELALRANHLSTEQHAWLNQVQLSPEYLTTLLDPLPDTPYAAQLYDCNHLGTPQQLINLNGDIDWSITLDAWGNALSEENPHQLHQPIRMQGQQYDEESGLHYNRHRYYDPTIGRYITQDPIGLDGGLNFYGYPTNPLSGVDPLGLSNQINLGSGFESYGKSIDSLDVLMTQNNSSPNEISQANHNMCIATNGWNPGNQYTKGIVFGSSAIGLGALGVGAALEQGVAVGIAKMSLSCAKNAGKSAIDKKLQNKKTSPAELFTECIKGAVDSGLNEIGSYAFDTSIDNLPN, from the coding sequence ATGATATTCGCCTACTGGCGCTATTACTTCGAAGGTAACCAGCTCATCAAACACAATATGGCCGACATGCGCCATCCGGGTAATCGCCTGAGCGAAGATGCGCACTTTTATTATCAGTACGATGCCCACGGCAATCTTACTCAAAAAACCCGCAAACGCGACGCGGACGAAGTGCATCACTACCGCTACGACCCGCAGGGGTGGCGTATCGGTAAACAGCTCATGCAGCGCAACCAGCCCAAGCACATCAGCTGGTTTGGCTGGGACGGCGACAAACTGGTGCTCACCGAACGCGATGGCACCCGCATCCACACGGTCTATTTGCCCCACAGCTTTGTGCCCTTGCTGCGCTTTGAAGGCGATAAACCGCCAGCAATCGCCCCACTGGCCGACAAACTCGAGCAGGAAGCGGGTATCACGCTGCCGCCGGAGTTTAAGCAAACACTGCACCACATTGAGCTAGCGCTGCGCGCCAACCACCTCAGCACGGAGCAACACGCGTGGCTCAATCAGGTTCAGCTCAGCCCGGAATATCTGACCACCCTGCTCGACCCGCTGCCGGATACGCCCTACGCCGCCCAGCTGTACGACTGCAACCACCTCGGCACCCCGCAGCAGCTCATCAACCTCAACGGCGATATCGACTGGTCCATCACATTGGACGCCTGGGGCAATGCGCTCAGTGAAGAAAATCCGCATCAGCTACACCAACCAATCAGAATGCAAGGGCAACAATACGATGAAGAATCCGGCCTGCATTACAACCGCCATCGGTATTACGACCCGACGATAGGTCGGTATATTACTCAGGATCCGATTGGGTTGGATGGGGGATTGAATTTTTATGGTTATCCAACTAATCCTTTATCTGGAGTGGATCCGCTAGGATTGAGTAACCAAATTAATCTCGGCTCTGGTTTTGAAAGCTACGGTAAAAGTATTGATAGTCTGGATGTGTTAATGACACAAAATAACTCATCGCCAAATGAGATATCGCAGGCAAATCACAATATGTGTATTGCTACTAATGGCTGGAATCCAGGAAATCAATATACCAAAGGTATCGTATTCGGCTCATCAGCTATTGGCTTAGGGGCGTTGGGGGTCGGTGCTGCCTTAGAGCAAGGTGTTGCTGTAGGAATTGCTAAAATGTCTCTAAGCTGTGCTAAAAATGCAGGGAAATCAGCTATTGATAAAAAACTACAAAACAAAAAAACCAGTCCCGCAGAACTTTTTACTGAATGTATAAAGGGTGCCGTTGACTCGGGTCTAAATGAGATTGGCAGCTATGCCTTTGACACTTCTATCGATAATTTACCAAACTAA